The nucleotide window aaaatacatttttcgattttggcgggaaatgcaTTTTTTCGTTTTTGctgggaaaatgtgtttttcggtttcggtggaaaaatatcatttttacggttttggcggaaaatacgtttttatgggtttggcggaaatgcgtttttccagttttggccgggaaaatgcatttttccggttttggcgagaaaatgcatttttccgttttggcgggaaaatgtgttttccggttttgacaggaaaatgcattttccggTTTCAGCgggaaatgcgtttttccggtttcagcgggaaaatgcatttttccggtttCTGCGGGAATATGCATTTTTCTAGTTTCAGCGAGAAAATTgtattttgcagttttggcgggaaaatgtgtttttcagtttttacggaaaatatatttttctgttctggcggaaaaaatgtatttgcaaaaaaatagaatttacggtttgaaaataatattttgattttaaaaagtcattttgtcatttatcattttggactgaactagatgcaccatcaagactcaccttcatttgggtgagaatttgagatgaattttaaaaaattcagctgggtgatccatctggatgaAGCATTATAATGCACAAAACGATCATCGATTTGCATCTtcacccagatggatcacctgggtgagcaaacTAACAGCCCCTTGGTTATTGTCTAGtttcacaacaacaacaaaaaaaaaaatcctgcTATGCCATTGGAGTAAGATGCTTAaggaataaaaattaaaatatatatgcacTTCAAGAAAACCTAACTTTGAATTATGAGTAAAAGCTTGTTgagaattttgaaaatgaaataaGAGATTTGGGTCGTGAGTGACAAATAGGTTGAATGAAAAATGATCTCAAACCCGAAAAAACTGCAGTCATAACCTTTCAGTTTTAAGGAACTATAtgatcttttaaaaattataaagcaGGAAACAGCTTGAGCTTTCTATATCACAACCAAAGAGTACGTAGTATCATAGTATGCTCTCCTACCAAAGAATTGTAAGAATCTTGGACGATGATATCAAAAAGCAACTCAAACTATTCACCAAGACACCAACTTAAACAACAAACAATTAGTAATTCCCCATTTGTTTTAACCAGATAGCGCCAAACTGAGTTCTCCTTGTAAACAGACGCAACATAATTTGTCTCTTTGTTGTCTTGGCGGAAAAAGTTGACTTTTAGTCATGTTTCGTCGAAATGACCATTAAAGGCTTTGACTTTAGAGGAGGAACCCTTCTTACATAACTTCCCCTCacttcaaccaaaaaaaaaaaaaaaagttccgatctttaacaaaaaaataaagattccAAACCAAATCGGAGGAAGATGGCGTTATCACGACTCTCTCTACGATCCAACCGCTTCCTCCAACCGTCGTCAACCACCGCCGCAGCCCTACCTTCCTCCCTCCGCCGCCACGTCTCCACAGACACAACCCCCATCACAATCGAAACCGCCGTCCCTTTCGAGTCCCACCTCTGCGACGCGCCGTCGCGCTCCGTGGAGACCTCCTCCTCCGAGATCCTCTCCTTCTTCCGCGACATGGCTCGGATGCGCCGCATGGAGATCGCCGCCGACTCGCTCTACAAGTCCAAACTGATCCGCGGGTTCTGCCACCTGTACGACGGGCAGGAGGCTCTGGCCGTGGGGATGGAGGCGGCGATCACGAGGAAGGACGCGATCATCACCTCGTACAGGGACCACTGCACGTTCCTGGGACGCGGAGGGGAGCTGGTGGACGCGTTCTCGGAGCTGATGGGGAGGAAGAGGGGATGCTCCAACGGCAAAGGAGGGTCGATGCATTTTTACAAGAAGGACGCGTGTTTCTACGGCGGCCATGGGATCGTTGGCGCGCAGATTCCGTTGGGGTGTGGTTTGGCTTTCGCTCAGAAGTACTCCAAGGAGGAGTTTGTTACTTTTACTTTGTATGGTGACGGTGCTGCTAATCAGGGGCAGTTGTTTGAGGCTTTGAATATTGCTGCTCTTTGGGATTTGCCTGCCATTCTTGTTTGCGAGAATAACCACTgtgagttctttttttttttgtgtttttttgataaagtttgAATCGTTGATTGATTGAGTTTGGTTTGGTGTAGATGGAATGGGGACTGCTACGTGGAGGTCTGCTAAGAGTCCTGCTTATTTTAAGCGTGGAGACTATGTTCCTGGCTTGAAGGTGAGTCTGAATAGTTTAATGTCATGATCTTGAGTGTTAGCAATGTTATTGCATAGTAGACTTCTGATTAAATATGGTACGTGTAGGTATATAACGCTTTGCGCACTAACTGAGTGAGAAAGGACGAACCTTTTATGTGATATTTGAATCTGTTATACGTTTGGATTATGAGAATTAAAATGGTATTGTCTCCAAAATGTCTCCAAAGTCGTTAGCTTTATTGTTCAGTGGGTTCTATAGTTTTAACCAATAGTATTGTATTCTCTGTGTGACTTTAAAGCTATCTAATGACCGTGTTTTTGCTTTGGGTAGGTGGATGGTATGGATGCGCTGGCTGTGAAACAGGCGTGCAAGTTCGCCAAGGAGCATGCGCTCAAGAATGGACCTATTGTAAGTCTGTTCAATGCTTTTATCAAGTTTTAATTCTTGATTCCTTTGTTTCCAGTCTTTGGCTTCTCTGAAATGGAACATAATCAATATGACTCTTTGAGCTTATTTGTTAGCAACGCATCTATTAGCATATATTTGAATATTGTAATCGATTCTGCACCTAGTGATTTGACCCAACAGACCGTTGCTATTAACTTTGCAGGTCCTTGAGATGGACACCTATAGATACCACGGTCACTCTATGTCTGACCCAGGAAGTACCTACCGTACACGTGACGAAGTCTCCggcgtgagacaggttagttctttctttctttttgtaaaaaCACTGCTCCAAAGCGTCAGAAGATTTTAATAATGTAAAAGTTTCATTGGTGGTGTTACCTTTTAGGTGCGTGATCCTATTGAAAGGGTGCGAAAGTTGCTCTTATCTCATGACATAGCTACAGAAAAAGAGCTCAAGGTACTCTTTTTTCTCTACCTTCACATCCTCCACATACAAACATAATCATCATTTCCATATGCAAATGACAATCCTCTCTTGACTTAAAAGGACATGGAGAAAGAGGTGAGGAAAGAAGTGGATGACGCCGTAGCTCAGGCAAAGGTAATATATAATCTTATGGCTCTTTCTACATTTGTCTTTGTTATTCATATATCAAAAGCATTTTATACAAATTTCTTCTCTTTAAACTTGTTACAGGAGAGCCCTGTACCAGAGCCATCTGAGCTATTCACAAACATGTACGTCAAAGACTGCGGAGTTGAGGTACTATCTTTAACCCTGTGGCATTGTAGTTCTTTGCACATAAGATGAATCTAGAGATTTATGCAATTTTGTCCATTGGAATTTGCAGTCATTTGGAGCAGACAGAAAAGAACTCAAAGTCACACTTGCGTAAACCTTGTTCCATAGGAGACGAAGGTTCTCAATAAATGCACTCACAATTTTCGAGTCTTGCTACCAAATCATTTCTGGTTTACATTTTCATTTCAAGTGAAAAGCCATTGCTTTTTGATCAagcttttttgtcatttttaaaTACACTTCAACAACATTGTTACTGACACAGAAGCAATAAGCTTTGGATCTTACGAGTCTTTCTCTATGTGTGAGAAAATGATAAGAGAAGCAAGAAGAGAGCAGTTCAGAAAATATCTCATCTTCTTTGTATGTATTTAAAAGGATCGTGACGTGTGAGTTCAAAAATCATCAAGAACCCGTGTGTTTAATACCGTCATGTACAACTACAAATGACACATTTACagttaaaatagataaaatggAGAGAAAAACCAACTTCGTCGTCGGTAGCAATAAAGCCTCATGATTCTTATTATCTTTGCTTCTACTACAAGTCCTTTTCTCATTCCCTACTCTCACACACCAAATCCTACTGAACCGGTGAACTCAATGACGCACTCACTCTTTTAGTTTTCTTGTGACTACTAATCACCAATAAGAAACGTTGAttcattctctctttttttttctttcttaaccCGGTATTTGTTTCTCCATATATACATAGGTGGTGTGAAATAGAAACCATCATGGATGTTGAATTGTTGTTCCTAACACCACCACGAATCACTAATTCATAAAAGTTTTGATCTGAATTCAAAGAGTAAAGCTCAGAGCAAGGCTAAGGCTGATGTAGAAACATGGAGCACATTAGGTTAATGTCGAAACATCCTCCAGAACTCGTTTGCTGTGTCTTTAAAAACATGGGTTGATCAAGGACTCAATCATTTGTTGTCTTTTGAAGTTTACTAATGTTTAAGAAACTCTaattttcatgtaattattttatttatgctgTAAGAAACGGTTATGTATACTGATTTGGCCAGCGTGGGACATGCCgtgaaattgctccaacccaTCTCTATTTCTGCCTCTATAATAAagatctctattttttcctctatttatagaggaagaaatagcattcctctattttttactttatattttagagattgctattttagaggaatacattggagcatatctcacctctattatagagttcccctattttagaggtgaaaatagcaaaatacattggagatggtctaataaGCTTCTGGTAATAATTCTAATAAAGTTGTACTTTGGTTGTAGCTAATGTTCTCGTGGAGTTTGAGGTAAACTTACATGTTTAGTTCAAGCTTcaaccatttttttttggatcttgTGAATTAAATCACAGCTTATTGGATTCTTATGAACCATCCTCTACATAGTGATAAGAGCCAAACAAACCATTGCCTTTTTTTGCAGATCCTCGAGATGGAGGATGTTTCGACACTTCAACATTTGTGATTGACACCAAGCAAATATCAATTTTTCTCTAAGAGAAGCAAGAAGAGAGCAGTTAAGAATGTCGACACGTGAAGACAAAATCATCAAGAACCCGTGTTTAAATTAGTTCTCTACAACTACAAATGAcacactaaaattttaaaaacaaataaatgaaaagaagaACCTACTTCTTCGTCGGTAGCAATAAAACCATATGAATGCTCATGTCCCTACCACCTAACTTCAATTATTGTTGCTTTTACTACAAGTCCCTTTCTCATCCTCCACATCAACACACCAAACCCTAACGAACCGGTAAACTCAATGACGCActcaactctttttttttcttgcattttcttaatatataatttggatTTCTTGTAACTTACTAATCACTATCAAGTAACGTTGATTCATTCTCCCTTTCTTTAATCCGACATTTGGCTTTCTATAGGCCTTTAGGAACCTAACCATACTTAGTTTGACAAGTTTATAGAGTGTTCCAGTGTCTAACAAACAATTCAAGAATATTCCAAACGTATTCGACGAAAATCTTACATCGTGTTCTCTTCTCATACCCTAGAAAAAGTCCGAAGCACATCACATATCATATCACATCACATAGAAAGtgaacatatataaattttctatatattatatgGTTACGTCGAGCAAGAGCTGCACTACCCAATGGGAATATTCGCTATAATTGGCTCAGTAGTCGCTACCAGCAACCccattttaaaatacaaacaagagaacaaaatttaatttaatatcctAAATGAAATCTTGCCGACAAAAACATTTATCCTTGTAAAAATTCGGATTtatgtctttctttttttcttccagctaaaatatacattttcccttttttttaacTACGAATGAATACGCACGAGCGGGTGATACGCATAAAACCGGAATGATAGCCTTTTTTGGTCATGTTTCTATAAATTGTGTAAGATACGTtaagtttaaaaatcatttttaactgATTGTGATATGTGAATGTTAGAATCTATAGTTTCCTTGTTTGGTTGTGCAAAATTTAATGCTATTTTCACCTTTTTATAAGGAAATCTTACATGCTTTTTCCTTTAACATTAGTTAggaactcttttttttctctaataGGAACTTTATTCCTTGCTTGGCTGTACAAAATCtcatatttatagaaatttgtaaagaaaaaggatattatcttattattttccCAAAAACATTATTGGGAAATATTTTCTGGGGAAACATTATTAGGAATAAAGTTCCTATTGGGGAGTTCCGGCTGTTTTAATGATTAAAGGACTTTCTTCTTTCTCCTGGTCTaggattgtttatgggtttagaTGCAGGAGTGTTAGTTTTATCTAGTGATAATTGTAGTTGTTATGTGTTGCCCGTTGTTTGGGTTCTAGATTCTCTTTTGTGAGCTAAGTTTCCGGGGATTGTAATGTGTTTCCGCCGGTTTGGATTCCATCCTTGTATGTTTCTcagttttataaattaaattcagatggaaaaaaaatatatattttctggGGTAGATGGTATTGCTTGCCAGTACGAAACtcgtatatttttttgtaaataaaatgaaaattattctTTGTTCAACTGGCAAACCAGCATTTATTCACAGACATTTTCTGGTATCTCAATGCCATTTTTTCATAAGAATTATTATTACAAGCAAATATATGTGTGCAGCGCACGTGACAAGTTGTTTACATTCAACTTCTAATCTTTCAATCTCACCCGTCCAAATCGCCACAATGGAGCCCGTTTCACAAAAGCGAATCATCCAGCTGTTTCCCTCGACCTTCATAGCTGGCACTGTCTTAATGGGTCAAGACAAGTTTCCAAAACCAACCTTTCGTTTTCTCTACAGTACACCCTCCCGCAGAGGAACGTATCCAGTCTTATTAAACTCACGGTACTCACCGATATCTTGAAATTAACTTTTTTTAGTATGGGTTAATCAAAGTTTAGGGATTGCCTTTGTAAACTTTCCCTTAACGACTAAGCCATACTGCCTTCTCACGCGCTACTAACGAAGCGTGAGTTTCAGTCTCCTAAACGAGGAAACCAAATCATGAGAATCCAAAGTAGACATCTCATTTATAAccaatctttcttcttcttcgacttCCTCTTTCCTTATCTCTCCATCTCAGTGGAGAGACAAAGGAACATTCTTGAAATCTTTCCTGCACAATGCTAACTCTTTAGCAGATTCAAGAAACAAAGCTCAAATCTTTCTTCACACCCGCTTTGAATCTAAAcgtgttcttgttcttgttctgaTAATGCGGTCAAACGCCGTCGTTTTAGCGGCGGTCTTGTGTTTGTTTCTTCTACCACCGTTCGCCGTCGGGATACGTACCGGTCCGGGGAGGATCACGACCGTCAACGGCGGAAGAAATGCGTTTAGTAAACTCGGTCCGTTCATGGAAGCTCCGGAATACAGAAACGGCAAGGAGTGCGCTTCTCTAGTAAACAGAGAGAACTTCGTGTCGTCTTCCAACGACCCTTCTCTAGTCCACATCGCAATGACTCTAGACTCCGAGTATCTCCGTGGCTCGATCGCAGCCGTCCATTCCGTTCTCCGCCACGCGTCGTGTCCAGAAAACGTCTTCTTCCACTTCATCGCGGCCGAGTTCGACTCAGCGAGTCCCCGCGTTCTGAGCCAACTCGTCCGGTCGACGTTCCCGTCGCTGAGCTTCAAAGTCTACATCTTTAGGGAGGACACGGTGATCAACCTCATATCGTCGTCGATCAGACAGGCTCTCGAGAACCCGCTGAACTACGCGAGAAACTACCTCGGAGACATACTCGACCGGAGCGTTGACCGAGTCATCTACCTCGACTCGGACGTGATCGTCGTCGACGACATCACCAAGCTTTGGAACACGTCGCTGACCGGGACACGTGTCATCGGGGCTCCGGAGTATTGCCACGCGAACTTCACGCACTACTTCACTTCCAACTTCTGGTCAGACCCGGTTTTACCGGGTCAGATCTCGGGTCGGACGCCTTGCTACTTCAACACGGGGGTGATGGTGATGGACATGGTTAGGTGGAGGGAAGGGAGCTACAGGGAGAAGCTAGAGAAATGGATGCAGCTCCAGAAGAAGATGAGAATCTACGATCTTGGTTCTTTGCCACCGTTCTTGCTCGTGTTCGGAGGGAATGTTGAAGCTATCGATCATAGATGGAACCAGCACGGTCTAGGAGGGGACAACATACGAGGAAGCTGTCGGTCTCTGCACCCTGGTCCGGTGAGTTTGTTGCATTGGAGTGGGAAGGGGAAGCCGTGGGTGAGACTTGATGAGAAGAGGGCTTGTCCGTTGGATCATCTTTGGGAGCCGTATGATCTGTATAAGCATAAGATCGAGAGGGTTAAAGATCAGGCTCTGCTTTGGTTTGCTTCTTTGTCGGAGTTAGCTGATGATTGAAGCTTCTTGTGAGAGGTTAAAAGGAAAGTTACattgtttattttcatgttgTGCGTTTTTACAGATACATTTGT belongs to Brassica rapa cultivar Chiifu-401-42 chromosome A07, CAAS_Brap_v3.01, whole genome shotgun sequence and includes:
- the LOC103829227 gene encoding pyruvate dehydrogenase E1 component subunit alpha-2, mitochondrial, with protein sequence MALSRLSLRSNRFLQPSSTTAAALPSSLRRHVSTDTTPITIETAVPFESHLCDAPSRSVETSSSEILSFFRDMARMRRMEIAADSLYKSKLIRGFCHLYDGQEALAVGMEAAITRKDAIITSYRDHCTFLGRGGELVDAFSELMGRKRGCSNGKGGSMHFYKKDACFYGGHGIVGAQIPLGCGLAFAQKYSKEEFVTFTLYGDGAANQGQLFEALNIAALWDLPAILVCENNHYGMGTATWRSAKSPAYFKRGDYVPGLKVDGMDALAVKQACKFAKEHALKNGPIVLEMDTYRYHGHSMSDPGSTYRTRDEVSGVRQVRDPIERVRKLLLSHDIATEKELKDMEKEVRKEVDDAVAQAKESPVPEPSELFTNMYVKDCGVESFGADRKELKVTLA
- the LOC103829229 gene encoding probable galacturonosyltransferase-like 8; translated protein: MRSNAVVLAAVLCLFLLPPFAVGIRTGPGRITTVNGGRNAFSKLGPFMEAPEYRNGKECASLVNRENFVSSSNDPSLVHIAMTLDSEYLRGSIAAVHSVLRHASCPENVFFHFIAAEFDSASPRVLSQLVRSTFPSLSFKVYIFREDTVINLISSSIRQALENPLNYARNYLGDILDRSVDRVIYLDSDVIVVDDITKLWNTSLTGTRVIGAPEYCHANFTHYFTSNFWSDPVLPGQISGRTPCYFNTGVMVMDMVRWREGSYREKLEKWMQLQKKMRIYDLGSLPPFLLVFGGNVEAIDHRWNQHGLGGDNIRGSCRSLHPGPVSLLHWSGKGKPWVRLDEKRACPLDHLWEPYDLYKHKIERVKDQALLWFASLSELADD